Proteins found in one Hevea brasiliensis isolate MT/VB/25A 57/8 chromosome 18, ASM3005281v1, whole genome shotgun sequence genomic segment:
- the LOC110660221 gene encoding uncharacterized protein LOC110660221 produces the protein MDPIKYVFESPYLPGRIAKWQVILSQYDIVYMTRKDVKGSIIADLLAENPIEEYEALDFEFPDEYVNTVEEEMGEQSDVWQMYFDGAVSLTGSGIGSVLVSPDGKHFPTAVKLKFECTNNVTEYEACVSGLQAAIEMKIKKLELYGNSVLIIYQVKGEWLTRDLKLIRYQKYLIELIKKFDEITFTHLSRDKNQFIDALAILAVMAQIKEGKGVHILLIKARDNPAYCLMIEEVDGKPWYYNIQQYIKTREYPQEASKYDRRMIGRMSLGYFPSGEILYKRNFDGELLRCVD, from the coding sequence atggatccaatcaagtatgTGTTTGAAAGTCCATATCTACCAGGGAGAATAGCCAAGTGGCAAGTCATACTGTCCCAATATGATattgtctatatgaccagaaAGGATGTAAAGGGAAGTATTATAGCAGATCTCTTGGCAGAAAATCCAATTGAGGAATATGaagctttggattttgaattcccggaTGAGTATGTAAATACTGTAGAGGAAGAAATGGGAGAGCAGAGTGATGTCTggcaaatgtattttgatggagcagtcagtTTAACAGGTAGTGGAATCGGATCAGTCTTGGTATCTCCGGATGGAAAGCATTTCCCAACTgcagtaaaattaaaatttgaatgtaCAAACAATGTCactgaatatgaagcttgtgtgagtgGTTTACAAGCAGCCATTGAAATGAAAATCAAAAAGTTAGAATTATATGGCAACTCAGTTTTAATAATTTATCAAGTGAAAGGGGAATGGCTGACTCGAGATCTGAAGTTGATTCGATACCAGAAATATCTCATTGAATTAATTAAGAAATTTGATGAGATTACTTTTACTCATTTAAGTCGTGACAAGAATCAGTTTATCGATGCTCTAGCAATACTAGCTGTCATGGCACAAATTAAGGAAGGTAAAGGAGTACATATTCTTCTTATAAAGGCCAGAGATAACCCTGCTTATTGCTTGATGATCGAAGAAGTGGATGGGAAGCCCTGGTATTATAATATTCAACAATATATCAAGACAAGGGAATACCCACAAGAAGCAAGCAAATATGACAGGAGAATGATCGGAAGAATGTCTTTAGGATATTTTCCTAGCGGGGAAATCCTGTACAAAAGGAATTTTGATGGGGAATTGTTACGCTGTGTTGATTGA